The Novipirellula caenicola genome includes a region encoding these proteins:
- a CDS encoding sigma-70 family RNA polymerase sigma factor → MKPIDATYLQQLIDAQGAALKLYARQWSRAPEDAVQEALIELMKQTTLPNDPIAWLYTTVRRRAINMERADSRRRKHQTRAGQELESWFIPAENDDDDAVDCERMLGQLAEQDREIVVARIWGDLSFAQIANLVSLPLSTVHRRYQQALLTLKQSIDQTQNPEANDGSKQPQS, encoded by the coding sequence GTGAAACCAATTGACGCAACGTACTTGCAGCAACTGATCGATGCTCAAGGTGCGGCACTCAAACTGTACGCTAGGCAGTGGAGTCGCGCCCCCGAAGACGCGGTTCAAGAAGCATTAATCGAGCTGATGAAACAAACAACGCTTCCGAATGACCCCATAGCGTGGCTGTACACCACCGTGCGGCGTCGGGCGATCAACATGGAACGTGCGGACTCACGACGCCGCAAGCACCAAACTCGAGCTGGCCAAGAGCTGGAATCGTGGTTCATCCCCGCAGAAAACGATGACGACGATGCCGTTGATTGCGAAAGGATGCTAGGTCAATTGGCGGAGCAAGATCGCGAGATCGTCGTCGCACGAATCTGGGGCGACCTTTCATTCGCACAAATTGCAAATCTAGTTTCGCTGCCGCTCAGCACCGTTCATCGTCGTTACCAGCAGGCACTGCTGACACTAAAACAGTCGATCGATCAAACACAGAACCCCGAGGCCAATGATGGATCAAAACAACCACAATCATGA
- a CDS encoding TIGR03960 family B12-binding radical SAM protein, with amino-acid sequence MINQQRRRLLESRVWPHVQTPAQYVGGERNIVVKDHRQLRGRLCLGFPDAYTIGMSHHGLQVLYSLMNRRDDWCAERVFTPWPDMEALLRKHEIPLYSLETFTSLADFDVIGLSLQYEISSPNVLTMIDLGGIPLESVDRTMADPLLVAGGPCCQNPEPMADYFDVMIMGDGEPALPEICDLWIDLRQRYRRDDGTFAGGDEGRRQREEAVAEIAQKLAYAYVPRFYHPEYEDNRIVSLSRTRDDVPATIAPSVISDLDGIPLPTSPIVPYIDCVHDRIALEIMRGCPHLCRFCQSTVIKRPLRIREVDTIVNAAIESYRNTGYNEISVLSLSSSDYPHFAPLIHRLHEVFRPLGVNISVPSLRVNDQLRTLPQLIGNDRRSSLTLAPEVARDDMREQIRKKIKNSDLIEGCRVAFENNYESVKLYFMCGLPGERPVDLDGIVDLAEEIATVGKQVKGRYPRVTASVSNFVPKAHTPYQWNGMQRREYFKWAHKYLWSRRKIRSVNIKCHDIETSLLEGVLSRGDRRTGKVVRLAWERGARMDGWTEYLDPERWWSAIEDAGLDVERQVHDKYEMMDKLPWDHVNVKFGRAYLEKEQGRATVQLAAMANAT; translated from the coding sequence ATGATTAATCAACAACGCCGCCGATTACTTGAGTCCCGGGTTTGGCCGCATGTTCAAACGCCCGCCCAATACGTGGGGGGGGAACGCAATATTGTCGTCAAGGATCATCGGCAATTGCGAGGCCGATTGTGCCTGGGGTTCCCCGATGCCTACACGATCGGGATGAGCCATCATGGGTTGCAAGTGCTGTATTCGTTGATGAATCGGCGTGACGATTGGTGTGCCGAACGGGTTTTCACGCCGTGGCCGGACATGGAGGCGTTACTGCGAAAGCACGAAATCCCGCTCTATTCGCTCGAAACGTTCACCTCGCTTGCCGATTTTGACGTGATCGGGCTGAGTCTTCAGTACGAAATCAGCTCGCCCAACGTGCTGACCATGATCGACCTAGGCGGCATTCCGCTCGAATCGGTCGATCGCACGATGGCCGATCCGCTATTGGTCGCCGGAGGCCCTTGTTGTCAAAACCCCGAACCGATGGCCGATTACTTCGACGTCATGATCATGGGCGATGGCGAACCGGCATTGCCTGAGATCTGCGACCTGTGGATCGACCTGCGTCAGCGGTATCGACGCGACGATGGCACGTTCGCTGGCGGCGATGAAGGACGCCGACAGCGTGAAGAGGCGGTTGCGGAAATCGCTCAAAAACTTGCGTATGCTTACGTGCCGCGGTTCTATCACCCCGAATACGAAGACAATCGTATCGTCTCGCTCTCTCGCACCCGCGATGATGTTCCGGCGACGATCGCCCCCAGCGTGATCAGCGATCTCGATGGCATCCCGCTGCCCACCTCGCCGATCGTACCCTACATCGATTGTGTGCACGACCGAATCGCACTCGAGATCATGCGTGGATGTCCCCATCTTTGCCGGTTCTGTCAAAGCACCGTGATCAAACGTCCGCTGAGAATTCGCGAGGTCGATACGATTGTCAACGCGGCGATCGAGAGCTATCGCAACACTGGTTACAACGAGATCAGCGTGCTGTCGCTGTCCAGCAGCGATTACCCACACTTCGCCCCGCTGATCCATCGACTGCATGAGGTGTTCCGCCCGCTTGGCGTGAACATCAGCGTGCCGAGTTTGCGAGTGAATGATCAACTTCGCACATTGCCTCAGTTGATCGGCAATGATCGCCGCAGCTCGCTAACGCTAGCACCCGAGGTGGCACGCGACGACATGCGGGAACAAATCCGCAAGAAGATCAAGAACAGCGATCTGATCGAGGGTTGCCGCGTCGCGTTTGAAAACAACTACGAAAGTGTCAAGTTGTACTTTATGTGCGGTTTGCCGGGCGAACGTCCGGTGGATCTTGACGGCATCGTCGACTTGGCCGAAGAAATCGCCACGGTGGGTAAACAGGTCAAAGGCCGCTACCCGCGAGTGACCGCGTCGGTATCCAACTTTGTCCCCAAGGCACACACGCCATACCAGTGGAACGGGATGCAGCGACGCGAGTATTTCAAATGGGCTCACAAGTATTTGTGGAGTCGCCGCAAAATTCGCAGCGTGAACATCAAGTGCCACGACATCGAAACCAGTTTGCTTGAAGGGGTGCTCAGCCGAGGCGATCGCCGCACCGGCAAAGTCGTCCGTTTGGCGTGGGAGCGTGGTGCTCGCATGGATGGATGGACCGAATACCTCGATCCCGAGCGATGGTGGTCCGCGATCGAAGATGCCGGATTGGATGTCGAACGACAAGTCCATGACAAGTACGAAATGATGGACAAATTGCCGTGGGATCACGTCAACGTCAAATTCGGCCGTGCGTATCTAGAGAAAGAGCAGGGCAGGGCAACGGTGCAGTTGGCCGCCATGGCCAACGCCACGTAG
- a CDS encoding Rieske (2Fe-2S) protein produces MSDFETVGKVSDFEEGVGRAVPVDGRMVAIFRKGDEWYAIDDLCPHMGASLAEGHVDPETDVVTCPWHAWRFCIHDGTWEDNPRVKVDCFEVKVVGDDVQVREKEAPSK; encoded by the coding sequence GTGAGCGATTTTGAAACGGTGGGTAAAGTCAGTGACTTTGAAGAGGGCGTCGGACGAGCGGTTCCCGTGGATGGCCGGATGGTCGCGATTTTTCGCAAGGGAGACGAGTGGTACGCGATCGACGACCTTTGTCCCCACATGGGCGCCTCGTTGGCCGAAGGTCATGTCGATCCCGAAACCGACGTCGTGACCTGCCCCTGGCACGCCTGGCGTTTCTGTATTCACGATGGAACGTGGGAGGACAACCCGCGAGTGAAAGTCGATTGCTTTGAAGTCAAAGTCGTCGGCGATGACGTCCAAGTTCGCGAGAAAGAAGCCCCGTCAAAATAA
- a CDS encoding metal-dependent hydrolase: protein MLKLTWLSHASWLIETDENRILLDPFFSDNPAAKSTADDHRDISHILVSHGHFDHVADVAAIANRDDSTVVAIFEIAQWFAEKHQVQSTVGMNLGGKTQLPFGTVKMVPALHSSQLPDGSYGGNPAGFVLEIDGKRIYFACDTALFSDMRLFAHQVDVAVLPIGDLFTMGIDDSIEATNLIEPKCVLPTHYNTWPPIEQDAEAWAKRVSSETDAIPVVLSVGESFTV, encoded by the coding sequence ATGTTAAAACTAACCTGGCTATCCCACGCTAGCTGGTTGATTGAAACCGACGAAAATCGCATCCTGCTGGATCCCTTTTTTAGCGACAATCCCGCAGCCAAATCGACAGCGGATGACCACCGGGACATCAGCCATATATTGGTTTCCCATGGTCATTTTGATCATGTCGCCGATGTGGCGGCGATTGCCAATCGTGATGACAGTACCGTGGTGGCGATTTTCGAGATCGCCCAGTGGTTCGCGGAAAAACATCAAGTGCAATCGACCGTCGGCATGAATTTGGGCGGCAAGACGCAGCTGCCATTCGGCACCGTAAAAATGGTTCCGGCACTGCATAGCAGCCAATTGCCGGACGGATCGTACGGCGGCAATCCCGCGGGATTCGTGCTCGAGATCGATGGCAAACGAATCTACTTTGCCTGTGATACCGCGTTGTTTTCCGACATGCGGCTGTTCGCACACCAAGTCGATGTCGCCGTGCTGCCGATCGGAGACCTGTTTACGATGGGGATCGACGACAGCATCGAAGCGACCAATTTGATCGAGCCGAAATGCGTGCTGCCGACGCACTACAACACTTGGCCTCCGATCGAACAAGACGCCGAAGCGTGGGCCAAACGGGTCAGCAGCGAAACCGATGCGATCCCGGTCGTACTGAGCGTCGGCGAGAGCTTCACGGTTTAG
- the trpB gene encoding tryptophan synthase subunit beta, translated as MSLEEAAAPHATASVPDIRGRFGDFGGRFVPETLTRALDQLAEEYDKAKKDPEFQRELSSLLKTFVGRPSPLYHAKRLTDSVGGAQIWLKREDLNHTGAHKINNTIGQALLTLRMGKTRVIAETGAGQHGVASATACAHFGLPCTVYMGSEDIRRQKPNVFSMKLLGAEICPVESGSKTLRDAVNEAMRDWMASVESTHYIIGSVIGPHPFPMMVRDFQSVIGRETREQCRDSFERLPDCVVACVGGGSNAAGMFYPFVEDDNVRMVGVEAGGRGTAPGDHASPLTYGSPGVLHGSFSYVMQDEDGQTCNVHSMSAGLDYPGVGPEHSYWKDTKRVDYLECTDDAAMKAFDQLARTEGIIAALESSHAVARAMTLAAEMKPDQHLVVCLSGRGDKDAMEIARLRGETW; from the coding sequence ATGAGCCTGGAAGAAGCCGCAGCCCCCCACGCCACCGCATCGGTTCCCGATATTCGCGGGCGTTTTGGTGATTTTGGCGGACGCTTTGTTCCTGAAACGCTGACCCGCGCATTGGATCAACTCGCCGAAGAGTACGACAAAGCCAAGAAAGATCCCGAGTTTCAACGCGAATTGTCGTCGCTGCTGAAGACATTTGTCGGTCGCCCCAGCCCCCTCTATCACGCTAAACGGCTGACCGACTCGGTTGGCGGTGCCCAAATCTGGCTCAAACGCGAAGATCTAAACCACACCGGTGCTCACAAGATCAACAATACGATCGGGCAAGCCCTGCTGACCCTTCGCATGGGCAAGACTCGGGTGATCGCCGAAACCGGAGCGGGCCAGCACGGTGTCGCCAGCGCCACGGCATGTGCCCATTTTGGTTTGCCGTGCACCGTTTATATGGGCAGCGAAGATATTCGTCGGCAAAAACCAAACGTATTCAGCATGAAGCTGCTCGGTGCGGAAATCTGTCCCGTCGAAAGCGGCTCGAAAACGCTTCGCGACGCTGTCAACGAAGCGATGCGAGATTGGATGGCGTCGGTGGAAAGCACGCACTACATCATCGGCAGCGTGATCGGACCGCACCCCTTTCCGATGATGGTTCGCGATTTCCAATCGGTGATCGGCCGCGAAACTCGCGAACAGTGCCGCGATTCGTTTGAGCGGCTGCCTGATTGTGTCGTCGCCTGTGTCGGCGGCGGCAGCAACGCAGCCGGCATGTTCTATCCGTTCGTCGAAGACGATAATGTTCGCATGGTCGGTGTCGAAGCCGGCGGCCGTGGCACCGCGCCTGGTGACCACGCGTCCCCGTTGACCTACGGCAGCCCAGGTGTCCTGCACGGCAGCTTCAGCTACGTGATGCAAGACGAAGACGGCCAAACGTGCAACGTTCATTCGATGAGCGCCGGTTTGGATTACCCCGGCGTCGGTCCCGAGCACAGTTATTGGAAAGACACCAAACGAGTCGACTACCTGGAGTGCACCGACGATGCTGCAATGAAGGCGTTTGACCAATTGGCACGCACCGAAGGGATCATCGCGGCACTCGAATCGAGTCACGCAGTGGCTCGGGCGATGACGTTGGCCGCCGAGATGAAACCCGACCAACATCTCGTCGTCTGCTTGTCCGGCCGTGGTGATAAGGACGCCATGGAAATCGCCCGTCTCCGCGGCGAAACCTGGTAA
- the mutM gene encoding bifunctional DNA-formamidopyrimidine glycosylase/DNA-(apurinic or apyrimidinic site) lyase, with translation MPELPEVETMRRGVLPIVGSRIDAVIRPPCERKPILMTPRIDAFDRRLRGKHIVDVDRRGKRVMLRIEDAQTIVIEPRMTGLVLLADPPTLEHLRLRITLTGPAGDQLLFWDRRGLGTVRLLTPKQVETLVDAKLGVDALSITAEQLKAKLGKSQRAIKVALLDQAVVAGVGNLYAAELLFIAGIDPRTRCDRLTVAQWQRIESAMRHVLEEAIRYEGSTLGDGTYRNALNGEGGYQAHHQVYARAGDPCPRCYDGVIRRIVQAQRSTFFCPVCQQKRGLHRLVVPLVD, from the coding sequence GTGCCTGAACTACCCGAAGTCGAAACCATGCGCCGGGGAGTGTTGCCGATTGTCGGCAGCCGGATTGATGCCGTGATTCGGCCGCCCTGCGAGCGAAAGCCAATTCTGATGACGCCGCGAATCGATGCCTTTGATCGTCGGCTTCGCGGAAAGCATATCGTCGACGTCGACCGCCGCGGCAAACGCGTGATGCTGCGAATCGAAGATGCACAAACCATCGTGATCGAACCTCGCATGACCGGTTTGGTGTTGTTGGCGGATCCGCCGACGCTGGAGCATCTCCGGCTGCGGATCACGTTGACCGGGCCTGCGGGAGACCAGTTGTTATTTTGGGATCGCCGCGGTCTAGGGACCGTCCGTTTGTTAACGCCTAAACAGGTCGAAACGCTTGTCGACGCGAAACTTGGGGTCGATGCGCTGTCGATCACGGCGGAGCAGTTAAAAGCGAAATTGGGGAAGAGCCAACGCGCGATCAAAGTCGCTCTGCTGGATCAAGCAGTGGTGGCGGGCGTGGGGAATTTGTATGCCGCCGAGCTACTGTTTATTGCCGGGATCGATCCTCGTACTCGCTGTGACCGGCTGACCGTGGCTCAGTGGCAGCGAATTGAGTCGGCGATGCGGCATGTGTTAGAGGAAGCGATTCGATACGAGGGCAGCACATTGGGGGATGGCACCTACCGCAATGCACTCAATGGCGAAGGTGGCTATCAAGCCCATCATCAGGTCTACGCTCGTGCCGGAGACCCCTGTCCACGCTGTTACGACGGCGTGATCCGGCGGATCGTCCAGGCCCAGCGGAGCACGTTTTTCTGCCCGGTTTGCCAGCAAAAGCGTGGTCTGCACCGCCTCGTCGTTCCCCTAGTCGACTAA
- a CDS encoding prenyltransferase/squalene oxidase repeat-containing protein: MTQKTSRRDWLRTAAVLSVAGATAASSRTAYAARDPRWSDTITKGLNWLSRTQSSRGQWNTQAYPTALAALAGTAMIGSGSTTTQGPYAKEIARAADYLISKSRDNGLIGDPQSDPRYTYGHGFSMLFLSQVLGEEGLLDRREELVEVLTKAVEFSGNAQTAAGGWGYVSAREGNDFDEGSTTITQVQGLRGCRNAGIPVSAEVITKAKEYIYECKNPDGGISYSSRQKGSSRPAITAAALAALYNAGDYDSEHVPEMLAYAKESLHDISDSTRAFGHWHYTYLYYSQVVYRQGDELWTTFRDRLYDRIVSEQRPDGFWEGQIHPVYVTACNLIMLQLDHGYLPIYQR; encoded by the coding sequence ATGACGCAAAAAACATCACGCCGAGACTGGCTTCGTACTGCTGCGGTTCTGTCGGTTGCCGGAGCCACGGCGGCGAGTTCGCGGACAGCCTACGCTGCCCGTGATCCACGCTGGAGCGATACGATCACCAAGGGACTCAATTGGCTCAGCCGCACTCAATCCTCGCGTGGTCAGTGGAACACGCAGGCTTATCCCACCGCACTTGCGGCGTTGGCCGGCACGGCGATGATCGGCAGCGGATCGACAACCACCCAAGGACCGTACGCCAAAGAGATCGCCCGTGCTGCCGATTATTTGATCAGCAAGAGCCGCGACAACGGTTTGATCGGAGATCCGCAGTCGGATCCCCGCTACACCTACGGGCACGGCTTTTCGATGCTGTTCTTGTCGCAAGTTTTGGGCGAAGAAGGGCTGTTGGATCGCCGCGAAGAATTGGTCGAAGTGTTGACCAAGGCGGTGGAGTTCAGCGGGAATGCACAGACCGCCGCGGGGGGCTGGGGCTACGTTTCGGCTCGCGAGGGAAATGATTTCGACGAAGGCTCGACCACGATCACTCAGGTGCAAGGACTTCGTGGCTGCCGCAACGCCGGGATTCCCGTTAGCGCCGAGGTGATCACGAAAGCGAAAGAATACATCTACGAGTGCAAGAACCCGGATGGCGGGATCAGCTATAGCAGTCGCCAGAAAGGAAGCAGCCGGCCGGCAATTACCGCTGCTGCACTGGCTGCGCTATACAACGCCGGTGATTACGACAGCGAGCATGTGCCTGAGATGCTGGCGTATGCCAAGGAATCGCTGCATGACATCAGCGATTCCACACGCGCGTTTGGCCATTGGCACTACACGTATTTGTACTACAGCCAAGTGGTTTATCGCCAAGGCGACGAGTTGTGGACGACGTTCCGCGACCGTTTGTACGACCGTATCGTCAGCGAGCAGCGGCCGGACGGGTTCTGGGAAGGCCAAATTCACCCGGTCTACGTGACCGCATGCAACTTGATCATGTTGCAATTGGACCACGGCTACCTGCCCATCTACCAACGTTAA
- a CDS encoding PQQ-binding-like beta-propeller repeat protein — protein sequence MKSIAKVACVSLLGASTLLLSSFAVAGDADWPQWRGPNRDGYAAPQALKKSWEDAAPQLRWSFTNAGRGYSAVAVVDGRLYTMGSDNEKCYAICLDAKTGEKIWETEVARASTADDYNHGWGGGPRSTPTVDGDQVFVLSDIGQLAALSKADGKVQWTTNFVSDHGGSIPKWGYAESPLIDGNRVVVTPGEANFMIALDRKTGEKVWSSQGINAPAQYVSIIKGNVGNKSFYVTASKPGLIAVDTESGKQVFSDSTTGNNVAVIPTPVLSENLLYHTSAYGAGNTLLKLNAEGGKITAESVYHLAGKSMLNHHGGVVLHEGVIYGCTFANGGMWMAQDLESGETLWEQKLRPNRSGSICFADGMLYCYNDEEGSVVLVEPNRAEWKPKGTLTLPRQTELPRDKGAIWAHPVVADQMLIIRDQDLIFAFDIAR from the coding sequence ATGAAGTCTATTGCCAAAGTTGCGTGCGTTTCGTTGCTCGGGGCCTCCACTCTGCTGTTGAGTTCTTTCGCGGTCGCCGGCGATGCCGATTGGCCTCAATGGCGAGGCCCCAACCGTGACGGTTACGCAGCTCCCCAAGCGTTGAAAAAGTCCTGGGAAGACGCCGCCCCCCAACTTCGATGGTCGTTCACCAACGCAGGACGCGGCTACTCGGCCGTCGCGGTCGTCGATGGACGGCTCTATACGATGGGCAGTGACAACGAAAAGTGTTACGCGATTTGCTTGGACGCAAAGACCGGCGAAAAGATCTGGGAAACCGAAGTGGCTCGCGCCAGTACCGCGGACGATTACAACCACGGCTGGGGTGGCGGACCACGCAGCACGCCGACCGTGGATGGCGACCAAGTCTTTGTGCTTAGCGACATCGGACAGCTCGCCGCACTTTCTAAAGCGGATGGCAAAGTCCAATGGACGACCAATTTCGTCAGCGATCACGGTGGCAGCATCCCGAAGTGGGGCTACGCCGAATCACCGCTGATTGACGGAAACCGCGTTGTCGTGACACCGGGCGAAGCCAACTTTATGATCGCACTGGATCGCAAGACCGGCGAAAAAGTGTGGAGCAGCCAAGGTATCAATGCGCCCGCACAATACGTTTCGATCATCAAAGGCAATGTTGGCAACAAGTCGTTTTACGTGACCGCCAGCAAACCGGGACTGATTGCTGTCGACACCGAATCGGGAAAGCAAGTCTTTAGTGATTCGACCACAGGAAATAACGTCGCGGTGATCCCCACCCCCGTGCTGTCGGAAAACCTGCTGTATCACACCAGCGCCTACGGGGCGGGCAACACGCTGCTGAAGTTAAACGCCGAGGGCGGAAAGATCACAGCCGAATCGGTTTACCATTTGGCTGGCAAATCGATGCTGAACCATCACGGCGGCGTCGTGCTGCATGAAGGCGTGATCTACGGATGCACCTTTGCCAACGGTGGGATGTGGATGGCGCAAGACTTGGAGAGTGGTGAAACATTGTGGGAGCAGAAGTTGCGTCCCAATCGCAGCGGATCGATCTGTTTTGCCGACGGCATGCTGTACTGCTACAACGACGAAGAGGGATCTGTCGTCTTGGTCGAACCGAATCGCGCCGAGTGGAAGCCCAAGGGAACCTTGACGCTGCCACGGCAAACCGAACTGCCACGTGACAAGGGAGCCATCTGGGCACACCCGGTGGTCGCCGACCAGATGTTGATCATCCGCGACCAAGATTTGATCTTTGCCTTCGACATCGCCCGCTAA
- a CDS encoding sulfatase-like hydrolase/transferase, with the protein MQNRICLSVMGVFILWVASHADAQTTRPNVIYIMADELGYFEPSFMGNPIIQTPNIDRMAAEGIRFTQGLAGSSVCAPTRCCFLTGKHSGHTSVRSNGGGTPLRADEETIASMLKPLGYATGGFGKWGCGGRGSTGVPEKHGFDVFVGYYDQVHAHSYYPPYILRNSEEIPLAGNHGNSNGDTYSHYVIMDEATKFIREHKDQPFFAYLPVTPPHGIFDIPDDDPAWAIYKDLALPEQAKRYAAMVTMLDRQVGEVLDLVKELGLDENTLVFFSGDNGGADYFASKEQPRGVHGANKHPTTGVEFRGKKGKLYEGGLRIPVVARWPGKIEPDTVSDLLWYFPDILPTIAEVTGATAPADIDGISILPELIGETAAGHPQAKHEYLYWEISGQTAVRMGNWKAIQPKKDADWELYDLDHDVSESMNVAQANPSVLAKLKAFAEQAHTPVVEGTFESRELHERDRAAKFGGKPPAKQTRKNKSAMTMPSKGMLSNKGWSVVRFSSENVANRKFARHVIDGDPETLWHTKFSGGITPPPHELVIDLGDVRRIEGFVYLARQDGGWNGAIKNIEFCVSDSADHFADPVVTAELAKTRMPQTIPCDPVSGRYVLLRATSEQDGREFATVAELGVIGH; encoded by the coding sequence ATGCAAAACCGAATTTGTCTGAGCGTGATGGGAGTGTTCATTCTTTGGGTCGCCAGCCATGCCGACGCTCAAACGACGCGGCCCAACGTGATCTACATCATGGCCGACGAGCTCGGCTATTTCGAGCCTTCGTTTATGGGCAACCCAATCATTCAAACGCCCAATATCGACCGCATGGCAGCCGAAGGGATTCGCTTCACTCAAGGCTTGGCCGGGTCGTCAGTATGTGCCCCAACTCGCTGCTGTTTCTTGACCGGAAAGCACAGCGGTCACACGTCGGTGCGGTCCAACGGAGGCGGAACGCCACTGCGAGCAGACGAGGAAACGATCGCTTCGATGTTGAAGCCACTTGGCTATGCCACAGGCGGATTTGGGAAATGGGGATGCGGTGGACGTGGATCGACCGGCGTCCCTGAAAAACACGGGTTCGATGTGTTCGTGGGCTACTACGATCAAGTTCACGCGCACTCGTATTATCCGCCCTACATTCTGCGGAACAGCGAAGAAATACCGCTGGCGGGAAACCATGGCAACAGCAACGGTGATACCTATTCGCATTACGTGATCATGGACGAGGCGACGAAGTTCATTCGCGAGCACAAGGACCAACCGTTTTTTGCTTACTTGCCCGTCACTCCGCCGCATGGCATTTTCGACATTCCCGATGACGATCCCGCCTGGGCGATCTACAAAGACTTGGCACTGCCCGAGCAAGCAAAACGTTACGCCGCGATGGTCACGATGTTGGATCGCCAAGTCGGCGAGGTTCTCGACCTCGTCAAAGAGTTGGGGCTCGACGAAAACACGTTGGTATTTTTCAGTGGCGACAATGGAGGTGCGGACTACTTTGCGTCAAAAGAACAGCCGCGTGGGGTTCATGGAGCCAATAAACATCCCACCACCGGAGTCGAGTTTCGTGGCAAGAAAGGAAAACTGTACGAAGGCGGATTGCGGATTCCCGTGGTCGCACGTTGGCCGGGCAAAATTGAACCGGACACAGTCAGCGATCTGCTGTGGTACTTTCCCGATATCCTGCCGACGATTGCCGAGGTGACCGGCGCGACCGCTCCGGCGGACATTGACGGCATTAGCATCTTGCCTGAATTGATCGGCGAAACCGCCGCGGGACATCCGCAGGCGAAACATGAATACTTGTATTGGGAAATCAGCGGCCAAACCGCGGTCCGAATGGGCAATTGGAAAGCGATCCAACCGAAAAAGGATGCGGATTGGGAATTGTACGATCTGGATCACGACGTCAGCGAGTCGATGAATGTCGCACAGGCGAACCCAAGTGTGCTTGCCAAACTAAAGGCGTTTGCCGAACAAGCTCATACACCGGTGGTCGAAGGAACGTTCGAGTCCAGAGAGCTACACGAGCGTGATCGCGCGGCAAAGTTTGGGGGCAAGCCGCCGGCAAAGCAGACTCGCAAAAACAAATCCGCGATGACGATGCCCAGCAAGGGGATGTTGTCCAACAAGGGTTGGAGCGTGGTGCGATTTAGCAGCGAAAATGTCGCGAACCGCAAATTCGCTCGTCATGTCATCGACGGCGATCCCGAAACGCTGTGGCATACTAAGTTCAGTGGTGGCATTACGCCGCCGCCTCATGAATTGGTGATCGACTTAGGCGACGTTCGCCGTATCGAAGGCTTTGTCTATCTGGCTCGACAAGACGGCGGTTGGAATGGCGCGATCAAGAACATCGAGTTCTGCGTTAGCGATTCTGCCGATCACTTCGCCGATCCCGTCGTCACGGCCGAGCTTGCCAAAACGCGAATGCCTCAAACGATTCCATGTGATCCGGTCTCCGGACGTTACGTCTTGCTGCGAGCCACGTCGGAACAGGACGGACGCGAGTTTGCGACGGTGGCGGAGTTAGGCGTGATCGGCCATTAA
- a CDS encoding RDD family protein, which translates to MKIKCPACSAVLNIPESAAGKVVKCPCGKQLRAPGGAAKPAATAAAAANPNRAPAAQRPTAPRPAPQPAGPSAGDFDPAMFDDLTDDDLKQPVLPVQRPGFGGGAPAATNPYAVGAAGAMPSPSSGNIAGIGKRIGGALLDGLFYMAGYIVVAVMMGLLMPAAEAGDNPAATGIGLVILLVALCIMLVPFIINMVLISMSGQSLGKKIVKTRIVDRHTGIPVGFLHGVLIRNLAFGAITGIPIIGGVIALVDIGFLFSENHETLHDKLAQTLVVEA; encoded by the coding sequence ATGAAGATCAAATGTCCCGCTTGTTCAGCGGTCTTGAACATCCCGGAATCCGCTGCGGGAAAAGTTGTTAAGTGTCCGTGTGGAAAGCAGTTACGGGCTCCTGGCGGCGCAGCCAAACCGGCCGCAACGGCGGCGGCCGCGGCAAATCCCAACCGAGCTCCGGCCGCACAACGACCGACCGCACCGCGTCCAGCTCCGCAGCCGGCCGGCCCCTCGGCGGGCGACTTTGATCCGGCGATGTTTGACGATTTGACCGATGACGACTTGAAACAACCGGTCTTACCGGTTCAGCGTCCCGGTTTTGGCGGAGGCGCCCCTGCGGCCACCAACCCCTACGCGGTCGGTGCTGCCGGAGCAATGCCATCGCCATCCAGCGGCAATATCGCGGGGATCGGAAAGCGAATTGGTGGGGCGCTACTGGATGGTCTGTTTTATATGGCCGGCTATATCGTGGTCGCGGTGATGATGGGGCTCTTGATGCCCGCAGCGGAAGCGGGTGACAACCCGGCGGCTACGGGAATTGGCCTCGTCATCCTGCTGGTTGCCCTGTGCATCATGCTGGTTCCGTTCATCATCAACATGGTGCTGATCTCGATGTCCGGACAAAGTCTAGGCAAGAAGATTGTCAAAACACGCATTGTCGACCGGCACACCGGCATTCCCGTCGGTTTTCTGCACGGAGTGCTGATTCGAAACCTGGCCTTCGGTGCCATTACCGGAATTCCAATCATTGGTGGCGTTATCGCATTGGTCGATATCGGTTTCTTGTTCAGCGAGAACCACGAAACGCTGCATGACAAGCTGGCCCAGACGCTAGTGGTCGAAGCTTAA